Proteins from one Paenibacillus amylolyticus genomic window:
- a CDS encoding peptidylprolyl isomerase encodes MAKQAKIKLTNGGEVLIDLFDQEAPNTVANFEKLANSGFYNGLTFHRVIPGFVAQGGCPNGTGAGGPGYTINCEINPNKHERGTLAMAHAGRNTGGSQFYICYQPQPHLDGQHTVFGKVTKGMEFVDALEGKDKMETVEVVEA; translated from the coding sequence ATGGCGAAACAAGCGAAAATTAAATTGACAAACGGCGGAGAAGTTCTGATCGATCTGTTCGATCAAGAAGCTCCAAACACAGTAGCAAACTTTGAGAAACTGGCTAACTCCGGTTTCTACAATGGTCTTACATTCCACCGCGTTATCCCGGGCTTCGTAGCTCAAGGCGGATGCCCTAACGGTACAGGTGCAGGTGGTCCAGGTTACACAATTAACTGTGAAATCAACCCGAACAAACATGAGCGCGGAACACTTGCTATGGCACATGCTGGCCGTAACACAGGTGGAAGCCAGTTCTACATCTGCTACCAACCGCAACCACATCTGGATGGACAACATACTGTATTTGGTAAAGTAACCAAAGGTATGGAGTTCGTGGATGCTTTGGAAGGCAAAGATAAAATGGAAACAGTTGAAGTGGTAGAAGCTTAA